The Mastacembelus armatus chromosome 4, fMasArm1.2, whole genome shotgun sequence genome segment CAAGTGTCTGTGGTCCTAAAACTCTTTTTAAGACATTTATATTCACACTTGGCTATAAAGGTTGGACATTCCATGTGACGCAGTTAGAAAACCTGgtggaaatattacatttaaagaaacaaaactgataAGTGTTATTCTTTTGTGTCATTACAGGCCTTGTCAGGCAAAGGTAAGAGTCATTTTACAATTCAAGAGGCCTCCTGGATTCTGTATCTACACAGGGAAATCAAAGCTGGTGGCTTTAATGTCTTTCCTCTCTATAGGCACGTCGGAGACGGACTTACGAAACAGAAGGTAAAGCTTTAAATTGTATTTCTGAACTTAGGGattaatgttaaatatattCCTCTTTATTGACGTACTGTATGAAAGTCCATTGATGGTCCTGAGAGAAACTGTTTATTTAGAACACTGTTGTATTTGCTCTGTTAATAATCACTGTTAAATCCTCTTATGGATGGAAACCTGGGCATCCTAAGTCATGTTTTCTCTGAGCTCCTTGTTGTGACTGGGAGCgtcactaaaataaaaatgttaatgagaCCGCCCCTCCTCGTGCAGGGGTCTTCTCCTGGATGAGCGTCAGTCTGCTGCAGAGCTGGATGCTGTTCTGCAGCACCACCACAACCTGCAGGAGAAACTGGCAGAGGACATGCTGCACCTGGCCAGAAATTTGAAGAACAACACTCTGGCAGCACAGAACATCATCAGGCAGGACAATCAGGTAACGGACACTATCACAGACACTATCACTCTGGTGTTAATAGTTCTGCCATAATCACAGTGGAGTCACATCTGGAATATAAAATAGATAAATGTCCCCAGCCAAATTATGaccaaacaaatatttatatctaATGTGTCATCATGTCGTGTTCAATACAGTTTCATTTCTAAACCCAGGCCCAGAGAGAAAACAGTATTAATTAAAGTTCAGACTTGTTTTTGAGAAAAGCAGACTGTTCATGTAATGTCTGATCcaagcagcagagaaacagtCTTAGTCTTACCCAGTGTAACATGGAGCTAGTGAGGAATGAATGCACAtggctgtgcttttgtttgattgatccaaatcaagtgtttaaaaaagcaCGATGACACATAAACATATGATGTTAATATGGATTGTTTTGTGAATAGATTTTCACTGGTCCCACAGAAGCTTTTACTGAACAACATCGAGAAGAGTAAACGGTCTGTCAGGTAGTCTTTGCTAGTGTAGTGTTGTGGGCCGATTCGGTCCACAAGTGGGCGCtataagacagaaaaacattcacagccAGACTGTGGCTCCATCCAGAACTACTCTATCAGTTATACAGTTAGACGATAAGCAGGCTGATGTTACAGGGAGAGTGAGGCAGTGGAAAGTCCCTGACTTTCTCACAGTGTAGCAGGGAGAAGATGTTTCTGTGGGTTTAAATACTGGCTGCCGTAATGGGCAGGAAACGCTCGAGCTGAAAACAAAGAACCAGGATAAGGGTGAAAATATACCAAAACAAGAGCTCATTCCAAGGAACCTGGAATGGGACCTGAAATCTTAAAGGCTGTCGACTGTGGAGGTTGAATCGGGAAtgggaacaggaacaggaaccgTGTGTTGTAAAAGACTTATGGACAAGCCGGAAACAGGAACAGAGTCAGGAGCTGCGTGTCAGCAACAGCTGACCTGGGAACAGAAATAGGGGCAGGCTTGGCAACAGTTTTGGACCGAAACAGGCTGGTCCATGGCTCCAGTCGACCCTTTGGCAGGAACAGGAAGAGACATTGCTGGAGCTGGAGCATCACTGACACAGTTTCTCAGTTGAGAGTTTAGCAGAAAGTGAATGTTGTCTTTAATACTGGATGGCATGGTGACAGGCAGGCAGGTGTATCTAGTGGGAGCTGGTCAGAGCAGGTAAAGCTTGAAGCAAGGAACCACAGAGGTTTTACCAGAACAAGAGCTCAGAACAGAAAATACCGACGTGTAGTTCTGGCTACTAAATATTTATCTTGGCATTTACACCAGCTGTGCTTCCTTTCCCTCCCAGACTCTGAGCCAGTCCATGCGTCAGGCAGACCTGAACTTTGAGAAGCTGAAGACGGAGTCGGAGCGACTAGAGCAGCACACCAAGAAGTCTGTCAACTGGCTGCTGTGGCTGATGCTCATCCTGGTCTCTTTCACCTTCATCAGCATGATCCTCTTCATCAGAATCTTCCCCAGACTCAGATGATGACTGCACAGTCCTGAACTCTTTAGTCCTACATCCTGCTGTGTTTATAGGAGCTACATGCAACTACACAGGCCTCCATCGAGCTACACAGCATGTCTGTAGGTGCGATACAGATCGATAGTCGTCAGAACCAAAACAGCCGAGCTGAAACACTTGCGCCTCTGCAGCTGAAATACATCCTCTAAATGCGCTGATGAGAAAAATTACAGACAGTGGTCAGTATTCGTTTTTTGAAACAGGACAGACAATGAGTCCAGGTAAGAGCTACAACATTTGTGTGGAAGGCCTTTGGGAGCGACAACATAGTCTTAATACCTGTACAGCACAGACTTAGCCTTAATTATTTGAACCCCCTATCAGGGAGGCAACTAGCCATTCAATGCATGTATGCACTTTTTCACTAAGTGGGTCTAACGGCCAAGTCAGTTTGTTTAGAACTTCATTTTCCACCATGCAGACATGGAAAAGAGCACGGTAAGAGCACGTTAAGCCCCCTCCATCAGCAGACGTTACACCGTTTGATGGAATTGATTGGAAACTGAGTCTAAAGAAAACCTGACTCATCAGTAGCTTGGATGAGCTACAGCCTCCAACTGTCTACTTAGGATTTATAAAGCACATAGACATTTAATCAAGATTATTACACTGTAATGTAGATGTGAGCAGCCAGAAGGACATTTGTGCTGATTCCTGTGCGTCGACTGTAGTAACTTATGAAAACAGAATCTAtgaagacattttgttttagtcATTATCTCCTTATAACGACATTACAGTGTGAACATCGAtcaaatgtttatgttgttcctataataaataattgaacTCCAGTAGTTTcactaaaatgcaaatattattCCTCGTTCATTTACAACCTTATGTTTTATATCTTTGTGCCGTTAAATTGAATTTATTTCATCATTCCAGATACTTTTAATGTCCTCAGCCCTGTTCACTGTTCAAGAGactgtatgttttaaaaaatgactgatgatgatttgttgtgttgtttggtGACGACTGCTGTTGATAAAGTTTTGTCATCATAAAAGAACTAACCTCCTGTTTAGCGTTCACAGATCATAgaactgttgtgtgtgtgtgtgtgtgtgtgtgtatggtcaaaaaaaagaaataattcaaGTACTTTAACTGTTTcaatgcactgtgtgtgtgtgtgtgtgtgtgtgtgtgtgtgtgcgtgcgtgcgtgtgttgtGGAAACTGTGTATGACCTTATAGGCTCGAAAACCAAATCCCACCCTCTGTAGTGAGACCTGTTGCAGTAACTTCAAATGGCcactgtgtgtcagtgctgtccTCAGAATGATGACTGGTAATGACCACCATGACCCTGATGACCTGATCCAGCCATAAAACCTAATTTAACCCCGCCACTCCTTTAGAAGTGATCTGAGGGCTGAAGTATGGCTAAATAAAGGCAGTTGCCATAAAAAAATCACGCAGCAACTTTATGTGACCGTGTCATCTGTGCgtttgtcagtttttatttcatctgaTAAAAGTTGGATGTGACtgatttaagacttttttagCTGACGGAGGACACAGCTTCTCACAGATCAACGCTCCTCCCGTTGCTTCCAGTCTGACTCTTGTTGGAGGCCTGTGGTGCTGACGAGCCTGCCCAGGCTTGCAGCTCTACCCCGGGCCCTTCCTGTCTCCCCTCTCCACGGCTGCTGCCTCACCTCGCGGTCGGCTGACTGGCTGGGCCGTGGCCTGGCCCACCGTGTATTTTAGGATCCCCTGGGGGAGTTTTGCCTGTTGGAAGCCGAGGTATGCAGGCCAACAGGAGACCAAATGAGGCTGTGTCACAGCGGAGGATCATCAACCCACAGTTTAACTGTTTGTGCCTCGTCTCAGGCCTTTTCTAATGTTCCCTATGGTCTGGGATATCTTAAGTAGGAATTCCTGTTGTCAGCAGATTCTTCTCTGTGAGGATCATTAATTGTGAATTTTAAACCTCAGTGCCTTTTCCTACAACTGTGGTCTGACTGGGAGTCTCCTGTTTAAGACTTGActggtgaaaaaataaatgaacacagtTTGAAGtagttaatttatttaatgactTTAACATATGATCACTTTAGAAAATGTGATCCACTGTTACAGATTAGACAAATTTAGTGTTATAAAAGCATAACACTGATCACTGCCCTGATCCTTCtaaacagcacagagcagaTGAACAGACTGTCAGGGCTGTGCCTGTTAAACAGCCCGACAGTCTTTCTAATTTAATTCTCACCTGGAGCAGCAGTGACGATCTGAGTCGCCTACAGAGAAACgagatttttcttttagtcttttttaaattgggcttttctgtttttttcttctccttcttgtGCAGGTATTTATGATTCATCAGCCAGATTTGCACAGGATAGTACAATATGTTCTACACTGACACTGTGTATTTACTGAATAATTTGTACTGCAATAGGTCAGGCATGGACGTCCTGTCTACGCCTTGTTACAGGTTGATGAGCTGTTAAAATACCAAAGATAGTGATGGACATAAAGCCAGGTTTTATCGTCCCCCCCTCCAGGCCAGTTTTGGTGCAGTTTTTTGCAGAGCAGTAGCTCAGAAGGCATCACCGGCTTATCTCAACCTCCCGATCTCTCTGGTCCACACAGGTGTTGTGTAAGTTTCTTTGTTGTCGTTTTGCCGTTACTGTTTCCCTGAGCAGGGCCTGTGAGAGGCTGTGCTTCtgtatctgtctgtgtctgtggttgtgttgtgtctgtggCTCTTCCTCAGTCTTAACCCCCTAATGAGGGCTCCTCTCAaagctctctcacacacacacatctatggCTGTGTTGTGGCAGCTAAAGCACATAGAAGAGCCACTTTCACTTCTCTTCCAGTACCTGCCACAGCCGAGGGTCCAGCCTGGTTTAAGACAATAGCCATCAAAGGTGTGAAGCACAGATGAACCTCTCAGCCGTGACAGTAGTTCCttaactgtgtgtctgtctgtacatGCCTGCATCTTTTtacctgtgtgtgcatgtatgtttatTGCACCCTAAAGACCTGAGCCATATGTCATTCCCTGCAGCCCCGCTCCACGTTCACATGTCAGCATGTGGGTTAATGCCCTGAACTTTCTAGTCTAATAAGCCTTGTTGTTTTCTGCTGAGCCTCTGATGCACAGAGCCCAggtagtgctgctgctgctgctgctgctgctgctgctgctgctgctgctgctgctgctgctgctgagaggcTTCAGTTCTGCTTCTTTGGCCTTTGTGTGATCGAGGATCTCTGAGCAGACAGGACTTACGACTTGTGCTGGGTCTACATGAGACACTGCAG includes the following:
- the use1 gene encoding vesicle transport protein USE1, which gives rise to MASRLEINFVRLLSRCESIASEKRGEAEWRLEKYVGALEEMLVALRKSPSKPTSEVLTEYTRKVDFLKGLLEAEKLSSPTEKALANQLLAPGRTPTIANERMPATKTVHMQTKARCTGEMRDELLGTALSGKGTSETDLRNRRGLLLDERQSAAELDAVLQHHHNLQEKLAEDMLHLARNLKNNTLAAQNIIRQDNQTLSQSMRQADLNFEKLKTESERLEQHTKKSVNWLLWLMLILVSFTFISMILFIRIFPRLR